A region of Sparus aurata chromosome 8, fSpaAur1.1, whole genome shotgun sequence DNA encodes the following proteins:
- the olfml1 gene encoding olfactomedin-like protein 3 yields the protein MSGKLLPVLLLALHLTAGSVRSQGSSQDAFIIQYLERRLAQMEERLNLCEQNTVAVTQKTYDLSSEIRGFLSTVSILRSEVRNQVDNVAVRVDRMERELEYLENKIPTQSDIEMEEALLEQQIKAAEQEQLKKKAKIKVEKDCSTALSQIKSLKIVKRTGDTSGSWFKDPSEGSAKVYLLSGIRNNTLLEYVSLQSFAERTTTPPAKVVQLPFDWQGTGHVVYNGFLYCHKAETPNQILKVDLLNATVVDSTLLPGAGRLPVYSLNPNTYLDLAVDELGLWVIHADPEYGGNLVITKLDKASLAVEYTWDTQCRSRDAEGAFLICGTLYVVYNTRYGGRSTIQCLYDIHDTIHSDESPVLFFPKRYTSHSSIHYHPGDKQLYAWDDGYQTIYKVDTRRNDQVTAE from the exons atgtcaggaaaatTGCTTCCCGTCCTCCTCCTGGCTCTCCATCTGACTGCGGGTTCAGTGAGGAGCCAGGGTTCATCCCAGGATGCCTTTATAATCCAGTACCTGGAGAGGAGATTGGCTCAGATGGAG GAGCGTCTGAATCTGTGCGAGCAAAACACAGTGGCCGTCACCCAGAAGACCTATGACCTCTCCTCTGAAATCAGAGGTTTTCTGTCCACTGTCAGTATTTTGAG ATCAGAGGTGAGGAACCAGGTGGACAACGTGGCTGTGCGAGTTGACCGCATGGAGAGAGAGCTGGAGTATCTCGAAAACAAGATTCCCACCCAGTCTGACATCGAGATGGAGGAGGCACTGCTGGAACAGCAGATAAAGGCTGCAGAACAGGAGCAGCTGAAAAAGAAGGCCAAGATCAAAGTGGAGAAAG ACTGCAGCACAGCCCTGAGTCAAATCAAATCCCTCAAGATTGTGAAGAGAACAGGAGACACCTCCGGTTCCTGGTTCAAGGACCCTTCTGAAGGATCAGCTAAg GTCTACCTGCTCAGTGGAATTCGTAACAACACACTGCTGGAGTATGTTTCTCTGCAGAGTTTCGCAGAGAGGACCACCACTCCACCAGCAAAAGTGGTGCAGCTGCCGTTCGACTGGCAGGGGACGGGTCATGTGGTCTACAATGGATTCCTCTACTGCCACAAGGCAGAAACGCCCAACCAGATACTGAAG GTAGACCTGTTGAATGCTACAGTGGTGGACAGTACACTGCTGCCAGGAGCAGGTCGTCTGCCAGTCTACAGTCTGAACCCCAACACCTACCTGGACCTGGCTGTGGATGAACTCGGACTCTGGGTCATCCACGCTGACCCCGAGTATGGAGGAAATCTGGTCATTACCAAGCTGGATAAAG CATCTCTGGCAGTAGAATATACCTGGGACACACAATGCAGAAGCCGTGATGCTGAAGGAGCCTTCCTAATATGTGGGACCCTCTATGTGGTCTACAACACACGCTATGGAGGACGCTCCACCATCCAGTGTCTGTACGACATCCATGACACCATCCACAG TGATGAGAGTCCAGTGTTGTTCTTCCCAAAGCGCTACACCAGCCACAGCAGCATCCACTACCACCCCGGGGACAAGCAGCTGTATGCCTGGGACGACGGCTACCAAACGATATACAAAGTGGACACTCGCAGAAATGACCAAGTCACCGCAGAATGA